A stretch of the Neofelis nebulosa isolate mNeoNeb1 chromosome 1, mNeoNeb1.pri, whole genome shotgun sequence genome encodes the following:
- the EIF4E1B gene encoding eukaryotic translation initiation factor 4E type 1B has protein sequence MASILWVGEAEGGIQNWEEKEEKEEEKEGAAVAVLMAEGALNPPGDQLSQRRKEAQDGGPQGIKLELHPLLNRWALWFFKNDRSRAWQDNLHLVTKFDTVEDFWAMYSHIQLASKLSSGCDYALFKDGIEPMWEDSRNKRGGRWLVSLAKQQRHSELDRLWLETLLCLIGESFEEHSREVCGAVINIRTKGDKIAVWTREAENQAGVLHIGRVYKERLGLSTKIVIGYQAHADTATKSNSLAKNKFVV, from the exons ATGGCCAGCATCCTATGG GTTGGAGAGGCTGAGGGTGGAATCCAAAactgggaggagaaggaggagaaagaggaagagaaagagggggcagCAGTGGCTGTCCTGATGGCTGAGGGGGCTCTGAATCCCCCTGGGGATCAGctgtcccagaggaggaaggaagcccAGGATGGGGGCCCCCAGGGGATCAAGTTGGAGTTACACCCGCTGCTGAACAG GTGGGCTCTATGGTTCTTCAAGAATGACCGCAGCCGAGCCTGGCAGGACAACCTGCATCTGGTCACCAAGTTTGACACCGTGGAGGACTTTTGGGC GATGTACAGTCACATCCAGCTGGCCAGTAAGCTCTCTTCTGGCTGTGACTACGCCCTGTTCAAG GATGGCATTGAGCCCATGTGGGAAGATAGCAGGAATAAGAGGGGTGGCCGCTGGCTGGTCAGTCTTGCCAAGCAGCAGCGTCACAGTGAGCTGGACCGCCTGTGGCTGGAGACC CTGCTGTGTCTGATCGGGGAGAGCTTTGAGGAGCACAGCCGGGAGGTGTGTGGGGCTGTCATCAACATCCGAACCAAGGGAGATAAGATTGCTGTGTGGaccagggaggcagagaaccaGGCGGGCGTGCTGCACATTGG GCGTGTGTACAAAGAGCGCCTGGGCCTCTCCACGAAGATCGTCATTGGGTACCAGGCCCATGCAGACACTGCCACCAAGAGCAACTCCCTAGCCAAGAATAAGTTTGTGGTGTGA
- the TSPAN17 gene encoding tetraspanin-17 isoform X3, which produces MPGKHQHFQEPEVGCCGKYFLFGFNIVFWVLGALFLAIGLWAWGEKGVLSNISALTDLGGLDPVWLFVVVGGVMSVLGFAGCIGALRENTFLLKFFSVFLGLIFFLELATGILAFVFKDWIRDQLNFFINNNVKAYRDDIDLQNLIDFAQEYWSCCGARGPNDWNLNIYFNCTDLNPSRERCGVPFSCCVRDPAEDVLNTQCGYDVRLKLIFGICLAQNLVSDIKAVKANWIKHDDGYKLLK; this is translated from the exons ATGCCGGGCAAGCACCAGCACTTCCAGGAACCCGAGGTCGGCTGCTGCGGGAAATACTTCCTGTTTGGCTTCAACATTGTCTTCTGG GTGCTGGGAGCCCTGTTCCTGGCCATTGGCCTCTGGGCCTGGGGTGAGAAG GGCGTTCTCTCTAACATCTCAGCGCTGACAGATCTGGGAGGCCTCGACCCCGTATGGCTGTTCGTAGTGGTTGGAGGTGTCATGTCAGTACTGGGCTTTGCTGGCTGCATCGGGGCCCTCCGGGAGAACACCTTCCTGCTCAAGTTT TTCTCCGTGTTCCTCGGCCTCATCTTCTTCCTGGAACTGGCAACAGGGATTCTGGCCTTCGTATTCAAGGACTGGATTCGAGACCAGCTCAATTTCTTCATCAACAACAATGTTAAGGCCTATCGGGACGACATTGACCTCCAGAACCTCATTGACTTTGCTCAGGAATAT TGGTCTTGCTGCGGAGCCCGAGGGCCTAATGATTGGAACCTCAATATCTATTTCAACTGCACTGACTTGAACCCAAGCCGGGAGCGCTGTGGGGTGCCCTTCTCCTGCTGCGTCCGGGACCCTGCG GAAGATGTCCTCAACACCCAGTGTGGCTACGATGTCCGGCTCAAGCTG ATCTTTGGTATCTGCCTGGCCCAGAACCTTGTGAGTGACATCAAGGCAGTGAAGGCCAACTG GATCAAACATGATGATGGCTACAAActactcaaataa
- the TSPAN17 gene encoding tetraspanin-17 isoform X2, which yields MPGKHQHFQEPEVGCCGKYFLFGFNIVFWGVLSNISALTDLGGLDPVWLFVVVGGVMSVLGFAGCIGALRENTFLLKFFSVFLGLIFFLELATGILAFVFKDWIRDQLNFFINNNVKAYRDDIDLQNLIDFAQEYWSCCGARGPNDWNLNIYFNCTDLNPSRERCGVPFSCCVRDPAEDVLNTQCGYDVRLKLELEQQGSIHTKGCVGQFEKWLQDNLIVVAGVFVGIALLQIFGICLAQNLVSDIKAVKANWIKHDDGYKLLK from the exons ATGCCGGGCAAGCACCAGCACTTCCAGGAACCCGAGGTCGGCTGCTGCGGGAAATACTTCCTGTTTGGCTTCAACATTGTCTTCTGG GGCGTTCTCTCTAACATCTCAGCGCTGACAGATCTGGGAGGCCTCGACCCCGTATGGCTGTTCGTAGTGGTTGGAGGTGTCATGTCAGTACTGGGCTTTGCTGGCTGCATCGGGGCCCTCCGGGAGAACACCTTCCTGCTCAAGTTT TTCTCCGTGTTCCTCGGCCTCATCTTCTTCCTGGAACTGGCAACAGGGATTCTGGCCTTCGTATTCAAGGACTGGATTCGAGACCAGCTCAATTTCTTCATCAACAACAATGTTAAGGCCTATCGGGACGACATTGACCTCCAGAACCTCATTGACTTTGCTCAGGAATAT TGGTCTTGCTGCGGAGCCCGAGGGCCTAATGATTGGAACCTCAATATCTATTTCAACTGCACTGACTTGAACCCAAGCCGGGAGCGCTGTGGGGTGCCCTTCTCCTGCTGCGTCCGGGACCCTGCG GAAGATGTCCTCAACACCCAGTGTGGCTACGATGTCCGGCTCAAGCTG GAGCTGGAGCAGCAGGGCTCCATCCACACCAAAGGCTGTGTGGGCCAGTTTGAGAAGTGGCTGCAGGACAACCTGATCGTTGTGGCTGGGGTCTTTGTGGGCATCGCCCTCCTCCAG ATCTTTGGTATCTGCCTGGCCCAGAACCTTGTGAGTGACATCAAGGCAGTGAAGGCCAACTG GATCAAACATGATGATGGCTACAAActactcaaataa
- the TSPAN17 gene encoding tetraspanin-17 isoform X1: MPGKHQHFQEPEVGCCGKYFLFGFNIVFWVLGALFLAIGLWAWGEKGVLSNISALTDLGGLDPVWLFVVVGGVMSVLGFAGCIGALRENTFLLKFFSVFLGLIFFLELATGILAFVFKDWIRDQLNFFINNNVKAYRDDIDLQNLIDFAQEYWSCCGARGPNDWNLNIYFNCTDLNPSRERCGVPFSCCVRDPAEDVLNTQCGYDVRLKLELEQQGSIHTKGCVGQFEKWLQDNLIVVAGVFVGIALLQIFGICLAQNLVSDIKAVKANWIKHDDGYKLLK, from the exons ATGCCGGGCAAGCACCAGCACTTCCAGGAACCCGAGGTCGGCTGCTGCGGGAAATACTTCCTGTTTGGCTTCAACATTGTCTTCTGG GTGCTGGGAGCCCTGTTCCTGGCCATTGGCCTCTGGGCCTGGGGTGAGAAG GGCGTTCTCTCTAACATCTCAGCGCTGACAGATCTGGGAGGCCTCGACCCCGTATGGCTGTTCGTAGTGGTTGGAGGTGTCATGTCAGTACTGGGCTTTGCTGGCTGCATCGGGGCCCTCCGGGAGAACACCTTCCTGCTCAAGTTT TTCTCCGTGTTCCTCGGCCTCATCTTCTTCCTGGAACTGGCAACAGGGATTCTGGCCTTCGTATTCAAGGACTGGATTCGAGACCAGCTCAATTTCTTCATCAACAACAATGTTAAGGCCTATCGGGACGACATTGACCTCCAGAACCTCATTGACTTTGCTCAGGAATAT TGGTCTTGCTGCGGAGCCCGAGGGCCTAATGATTGGAACCTCAATATCTATTTCAACTGCACTGACTTGAACCCAAGCCGGGAGCGCTGTGGGGTGCCCTTCTCCTGCTGCGTCCGGGACCCTGCG GAAGATGTCCTCAACACCCAGTGTGGCTACGATGTCCGGCTCAAGCTG GAGCTGGAGCAGCAGGGCTCCATCCACACCAAAGGCTGTGTGGGCCAGTTTGAGAAGTGGCTGCAGGACAACCTGATCGTTGTGGCTGGGGTCTTTGTGGGCATCGCCCTCCTCCAG ATCTTTGGTATCTGCCTGGCCCAGAACCTTGTGAGTGACATCAAGGCAGTGAAGGCCAACTG GATCAAACATGATGATGGCTACAAActactcaaataa